Within Coffea arabica cultivar ET-39 chromosome 4e, Coffea Arabica ET-39 HiFi, whole genome shotgun sequence, the genomic segment CGTCTACATGGAAGAATAAACAAAGCTTAGTAGTAATATTAAAAATATCCATGTGTATGAGAAGTTCAACGCTTACTCACATCACAACGGAAACATAAGAACAAGTAAATATGAAGATCAAATTAACACATAAAGAATTAGTAAATCCAATGACAGTTCACTTTCCCGAATCAGCAATGCCGCCTGAAGGGTTTAGCTCATGCTTATCACTTTTGGAAAACAACTTTTGTCAAAGTCACTAAAAGTGAAAGTCACTTGAAAAATCAACCAAATTAGTGGTCTCTCAACTAAAGACCAAGAATTACGCTATACCTTGATTGATGAAGATGTAAAGTGCAGAGCGAGAGAGAAAGCAGAAAAAAGAAGACAGGAAAATGGTTCATACTGTAAACTGCTAAGCTAACCCAGTACTATTTAGCTCCTCAGATAATCAAAGAGTAGTTGAATCACGTCAGTGCCTAAAGGTGAATCATTTATAAAAGTTTAGTGGCTTACTAGTTTAAGACCTTGtttggtaaatatgtgacaTTTGGAAACTATTCCGTCTCATCTCATTTTGACAATACTTAGGGTGGAGGACAATGGCTCTTTCAGGTGCTTGTTGACGACTGATGGAAGAACAAATATCTGGCAAACAGACTTCCAGCAGAAGGATGATCCTATATATACTTCAACAATCCATGATTTGAAAGACTTCATTTATGATTTCAGAAATTGTGAAATTGTAGCTGCCTCAGGCGGAAACTCCAACAACTCCAGTTGAAATTCTTAATGTGACTGACTTAGTTCCTGTTGAAAACGCCCTTTGGATTTGAGAATACATGGCTTGAAGTGGAATAAAGTTTACGATGGAGAAGATGTAAACATGGACTAGCTTATAAAAAAGCTAAGACAGCTGGAAAGAGCGGCAGGTTAGTAAAGGCTGGAGGAGCCAAGAAGTCACAGGTGAGATGGGAATAGTTGCAGCAGCTAAGTAGGCTAGAGGCAGGAATAAGCGAGCTTCGTCGCTAAAATATTATCAACCTAGTTCTTCCACAGGGTTACTAATGATCAGAAGAGGAGCAACTATTGCAACCAAGCTGTTAATTGATGAGGAAAAAATGACCAATGACATTTGCATTTAACCAGAGGGTTGTGGGGTTTCACGAAAAACTTTCATCAGGAATAGTAAATGAAGCTATTGAACTAGctagaagagaaagaaaaactagaAGCTATCAAGAATCCTGGAACCCGGAGGTGCAAAGGCTCCGAAGGCAAGAAGTAACTTGCTGGAAGAGGAACTACTTGTGCCAACACATGCAATGTGGAGCAGCTTAGTTATGAAGGTAGCAACAAGCACACAGATTCTTAGTACTTCTAATGAAGTAACATTTAAGAGATTCCAACAATATTGAATATGTGAAGACTTATGGAACTCAAAAAAATTACATACTTAAGAAAATTCATTTGAGACCTTACATATGCATGAAAGAGAAATATGTGCACTTGAATCAAACCAGAATACTTTCCAAAAGAAGATATTCACGTTAAGGTCATGATAAGGATCTCATTTGAAACCCTGGATCAAGTAACAAGTAAAATGTGAGCATAAAACAACATCAACTAATGATCTTAGGAAAGGTTTGAAAAAGCCCATCCTTTGCCAAGTCAAATTAAAAGCCGGGAAAGATAATGACATCCATAATAGAAGCCCATATGAATTCAAAGGAGTGAGGTACTTCATTTTTGCTGCCCATTGTTCAGAGTCCAGCAATAGAGATTTCAAGCCATAGAACTTCAGAATTTTATTTCCAAAGAGCAACCAAGTATAAAAAGACCAAGCCTGGTTACACCATCAACTTTAAATGCCGCTTCTGAATATTACTATGCTATTTCAGAAGACAGTCAAGTAGTTTTCTGGAAGGGAAAAAATATTGCCTTTAACAAATTGTGGGCTTTGAAATCAACTTTGTAGCTACAGCCAgagctattaaaaaaaaaaaggctccaGTTCTTGAATTTTCGACTCTGATTTGGTTGATTGCTCAACTCTTTTCATGAATGCTAATTTATCCAGGTTTAGGGTTACCAGCTTATGCAATTTGGCTATTGCATCATACTCTATTATCAAGTTCCAATAGTCTTTTCATCCCAAAGCCATTGGTACATCGTTATTTAACAAATACCTGCTCAATGTTGTAACCAGGGCTAGGATCATTGGACAACTTCAGCACTCTTGCAAATCTATCCAAACAATTTCCAACTGCAATATCTATCGTTTCACCAAAAATCCTGTACCTTCCTTCGCTGTATGCAATAACCTGCAAGGATCATTAACATTATTACTGGGTAAGACAATATTGTCAGGTTCGATAACTGCAAGCTAAAAAGTAAGAAAACAAGTCAGCATTGAAAAAGCAGTTCTCACACATACGAGGCTTAGAATGGAAGACACTATGTTCCAATGCTACCATGTGTTTTGTCTTTTGTATCTTATATTTACCttgaatttttataaaaattagaTTTTTACAGCAACACACAAATAGGTATTAGATAAACTATGCTATTCTTTTAAAAAATCACTGTAGCTTGCAGTAGATCAGGCATTTTATCATTTCCAAAAAAAACGCAAGAACACAAATTGACACCTACATTCTGTACGTAATACATGCAAAAGCAAGAGAAAATTAAATGACTCAATTAGCTTAGGATACTGCAATTTGCAACATTGAACAGGAGGTATAATAAAGATTATTGAATGGAGCTACGGCATAGTTTTCCTAACTAAACAAATTAATGAGGCCAATATGAACTTTGCCTCTCATAATTCAAAATTCACTCTATAATTAGCACAGCATTCCCTTTTATTGTTTCAACAATAAATTCACCAAAAGGACCAATAGATTAAGTATAGCTACACAAAAGTGATATCTTGGTAAAAGACAGTTAGTTAACATGTAAACACATTGGACAATCATATATATACCAGCATATTGTAACTAATATAGAAGAAAACAAGCAGATAAGTACCTGAGTATTGCCTCCACTAACATAGAGTACAACTGGGTCATCTGCTTTGGTAACAATGCGACCCATTTCAATATGGGCAACACAATGGTTGACTGCCACTATAGGTTTGTTCCAAAGTTGGGACAGAATACGGACAACCACAGCAGAGACCTGGAGAGGAGCTCCCATTCCTGGGCCTTTAGTGTAACAAAGGCAATCAACAGCATCAGGAGTAATTTTAGCAGATTCCAAGGCAGACTTTATAAGAGGAAGGACATGTTGCAAGTGGTGTTGAGCTGTTTCCCTTGGTAAAAAGCCTTGACCTGGTGGTGTAATGTAAGTGTGACGTGGATTGGATAAAATTGTGCCATCAAGCATGACAACTCCAACACCAATTTTGTTTGCAGAACCCTCAAAACCTAGGGCTATGAGTGTCCTTTTGTCTTCCATCTCTAATTTACGACAGAAATTGTGATTGGGATGAGGTCCAGGGGCTGGCCGGCAGAAATAGAGACAATGCAAGGTAGAATGTATGTGTTATGCAAACCAGTAACAATGAAGAAATCAGATATCAAGGCAAAACAGAATGACAAGACATCACATACGCAAATACAGAGTGACGACAAATCAAATACAGAAGTAAATGCATCCACAGACATGCAACATGTAAATGTTCAATCAAAATGAAGATTGTAAATGAGAAATGCAATTGTGCATCGTCCAACAGTAAGATAAATTAGTTATGGGGCAGTTACATTTTTCTAACTACAAGGCCAAACAAAATAGTAGCTAAAGTACTGCAATACAGAAATCAAATTTTCACACAATCAATTCACTTTATGTTCAATCCCATATTCTCTTCTCCTCTAACAGGCTAGGCTACTGCTCAAGTCTTTAATTGATGTAAATGTGACAAACTATGACACTGTAATGTCATTAAGACCATATTGAAGCAAAGGCTTTGCAATCCTAGAACATATATAACTTTTGGGGTGCTGAGATGACAACCAAAACATCACTTGTGCAGCATCCACCACCTGAGCAATGCCCCGCCCCCAAAAAAACGCTGCCTAGTTGATACAAACAACTCCTGGAAACATCCCGGGACTACCTAACATGTTCATCATACACTGGAATAAGGGCATCAGCTGCACTTAAAAAATGTACATGCCAACACATCGGATTAATGGCCTCGGCTCCTCTAGACAATGTACAACCCAATCCGTTAAACACCTCCTGGAAACATTCCACGACTACCTAACACGCTCATAACACACCAGAATAAGTGCCTCTGCTCCACTAAACAATGTACAGACCAACACACCAGATTAAGGGCCTCAACTCCTCTAAACAATGTATAAACCAACACAAAAGGATTTATAACCCGGACAAAGAATTGTAAACTCTAAGCCCTACAACCTTTTAAGGAGTGTATCAGAAAGCTCATCAGCACCAGACCACAAAACCAAGTATAGCACGAAAAATGATGTTACTAGCAGCTAGTGATTCTTTCTTCCTGTATAATTCCAAAATATTCCCAaaatacaaacaaaaacaaaaaaatttaaatttggaatAACGTAAACAGGAACAGAAATCAAAATGATAACCTAAGAACAATAGAACTGCAGGTGGAAATCAAAATGATAACCTAAGAACAAAAATTCAGTAAATATGAATATTTCTCATAccaaattccaaatccttccttaTTATCTTGAAGAGAGTTTGTTTTTCCGTTATTGGGTGGCCgttgtggtggtggtggtgggggcGGCAGGCTGCTACTGTGGGGTTTGGCGGGAGAGGTGAGAAGCTTTCCGTGGAAGAAAGAATATACGATGACGTTTAGGTATTATTGCTTGGGAATTGCCTGGAGAACGGGGTTAACGAGTCACAACACAATACGATGACGTTTAGGTTTTATGTTTTCAAAAAGAGCAAATGGTGCAAAATGTCATCAAACTGTCACCTTTACCGCTTCTCGTCAATTAACCTTTTTCTTAACCAAAAATATTAAGGATTAACTTTTTATATACTGaatgtatttaaaaaaattattcaaatatTAATTAACTTTTTTGTAGCAAAAAATGTCACTCAATTCTTTAATACGTGATCTATTAGTCATTTCGTTAATGGTTACAAGAAAGTCATTCACATAACTTGATCATTGAAGGGTAAAAATGTCTCAAAATTGCCCTCGTAACATGTAGTCCCTTGCAAACTCTGAAGGTGATCCAATACGTCGCACCCAGTTCCTTGCGTAGTTGGAATCATGACAAACTAATCTATACTCACCTGGCGCAAAGATCACACAAGATTTATTCTGATACCATCACAACGCAAACTCAAGAGTTG encodes:
- the LOC140005992 gene encoding uncharacterized protein, whose protein sequence is MEDKRTLIALGFEGSANKIGVGVVMLDGTILSNPRHTYITPPGQGFLPRETAQHHLQHVLPLIKSALESAKITPDAVDCLCYTKGPGMGAPLQVSAVVVRILSQLWNKPIVAVNHCVAHIEMGRIVTKADDPVVLYVSGGNTQVIAYSEGRYRIFGETIDIAVGNCLDRFARVLKLSNDPSPGYNIEQLAKKGEKFIDLPYVVKGMDVSFSGILSYIESTAEEKLKDNECTPADLCYSLQETLFAMLVEITERAMAHCDKKDVLIVGGVGCNERLQEMMRIMCSERGGKLFATDERYCVDNGAMIAYTGLLAYAYGTSTPLEESTFTQRFRTDEVLANWRGKESSKANSHMP